The Nyctibius grandis isolate bNycGra1 chromosome 14, bNycGra1.pri, whole genome shotgun sequence genome segment AGAGGGAAGATCCCTATATTTCACCAAAAATGCTTTAGATGAAATACACAACACAAGCTATTTGAGAAAGCCAATCAGAAAGGTCAAGTTGACTGTGGCCTAGCTTCTCAATAAAAGCTGACCAAAACGAAGTCTCCGCTTCTCTCATTCTTTCTGCCAGGCTGCCCTCACAAACAGCACATTGTAAGAATTGTGGACAACTGCCCCTTCAGCACTTGCCTCCGCAGTAGAGAACCCGAAGAGGATAGTCAGCATCTGACCTGGCACCGCTCCTTACGTCTCCTCTGCAGTCAGGGACCACAGGCTCAGCTACATCTGTGGCCATGTCACAAGCCTGGAGATCACAGAACGAAAGAATCAGGACTGAAGTTCTGGGTTAAAGCTATTCACATCTTTCCCAACTGAACAAGAATCCCAGAGAGGATAGGTACAATTGTaagaagagcaggagagatcagggaggaaaaaataggggtcaagaaataatgaaaaaatatgggGAAAATGGCTGCAAAAGCTACCAAGCAGAATCGAATCGAATGCTAGCatgtaaggggaaaaaacacaaaattttaCACAAAATGCAGTGTAAAATGAAGACAGAACTGCGAGAACAACACATGAAATTACAGAACATACTGGGTTAAGCAAAACGTGAAGTATCATGTTAAATCGGCGACATATGAACAGCAGGTGCACTGGGGGAATCGGGGGGGTACTACCAGTATACTAGTAAAGAAAAGGAGTCCTTTAAATCAGTGTCTGAAGAGTTACAACCTGATCCTAGGACActggcaaaaaaccccaaccaccaCAAAGCAAGCAAACCAAACTCAACTCACTAATTAATAATGGTTTTCACACACATACACGTTTTCAGGCAAGGGGCTTAGAAAATAGGAATCAACAGGGAAGGGGTTTACAATGCCTAAGTCCCCCAGGATCATGGGAGCAAGCAGGACGTATGCAGAAGACTCAGAGCCAGGACGTTGTGCCTGGGCAGGGGGTAGAGCTGAGGGAAAACGCCAGGGCAGCAGAGGTGGTGGGGTTCGTGGTAGGGGGACTGTGGGGAAAGGCGGTGGAGAGTCATAGTGAGGGGAATGATGCTGGAGTAGCCACGGACATCCCAAACCGGGGAGGGAGAGTACTGGGTAGTAGAGGGTAGAAGTGAGGGCTAGTCGAGGGGAAGGGTGCTGGGGTACCAGACGTGATGGGGATCACAGCCAAGGTGGGAtgggggagcagagctgagggaAAGGAGGGCGCCGGGTACCTGAGGGGGGAGCAGGCTCgcaaggaggggagggagcggggctgaGGGAAACGAGGGCGCCGGGTACCTGAGGGGGCAGGACGCTGAGGTCCAGGAGGCGAGGGGGATCACGGCGAGGGGAGGCAGAGCCGCAGTGCCGGAGCAGAGGGAGGGTGTCGAATGCTGGtagccggggggggggggggggtgtggagGGAGGCCGCTCGCCCGCCGCTGGGacggggcggcggcggagcgcggcTCCCGCAGCAAGGGGCGGGGGAGCCCGGGGCGCAGCGGCGAAGCGTTACCGGGGAGGCCCCTCAGGCCGCGgtggcggggaggcggcggcggcgggtccCTCACACCGCGCGGCACGTGCGCCCTGCCCCAGACGCCGCCGCCGTCTCGCGAGAGCCGCGCGCGGGACGGGGAGGGGCGCGGCCGCGCGCGCTTTGAGCCCGCCGGCTCCCCGTACCGGGGAGGGAGGGCGCGCTGCCGCAAGCGCGCACTTTATAGGCTACGTGGGGCACGTGACCCGGCGGGCTACGGGGCGCCGGAGCGGCCAATTGCCGCCGCTTCGCCGTTGCGCGGAGGCCgccgggccgcccgccgccatGCCCCGGTACGCGCAGCTGGTGATGGGCCCGGCGGGCAGCGGGAAGGTGAGGCGGCGGGTTGGGGGGGGCGGTGGaggcgggggcggcgcgggcggtGCCTGACGGCCCGTGTCTGTGTGCGCCTTGCAGAGCACGTACTGCTCCACCATGGTGCAGCACTGCGAGGCGCTGGGCCGCGCCGTGCAGGTGGTCAACCTGGACCCGGCGGCCGAGCTCTTCAGCTACCCCGTCATGGCAGGTgagcggcggggggctgcgggcggtcACCTccgggccccgctgcccgcAAACGAACCGCAGCCGCCTCGTGTGCTTGTTGTTGCAGACATCCGCGAGTTAATAGAAGTGGACGATGTCATGGAAGATGAATCCTTAAGGTTTGGCCCCAATGGCGGCTTGGTGTTCTGCATGGAATACTTTGCCAATAACTTTAACTGGCTGCAGGAAAGCCTTGGGCATGTGGAGGATGACTATATATTGTTTGATTGCCCAGGTAAACAAATGTCAATGTGTTAGTATCATTCTCCATATGCAATATCAAATTTGCAGTACTTTTTTGCTGGTCGTAATCATTCAcacggcttttttttttgcattattgaCAGTTGTCAGAGTCACTTTCAGATGTTTCAGAAGTGAACTTGGTCCCAGGCTCATCTGGGTGACAGCACTGACGTTTGATAGCATCCCATGGTGTGGGAACGCTATGGCAACTGCTAACTAACGTTAACTGGAGgtcaagggaggaaaaaacccctttttttcctttccatttcaccaGTATAAGTTCAGTCAGAGCtgtctgaaaagaaagaggatgCTTGCTTTAtcagcttttatttatattaagtGCAACACCCATATCTATGTAATTGATAACTGCAAACTGTTCCTTTTAGCTTCACATTTCTGCATACTAATACCCTAAGTGTGCCCTAGGTCAGATCGAACTCTACACACATCTGCCCGTGATGAAACAGCTGGTGGAGCAGCTTCAGCAGTGGGAATTCCGCGTCTGTGGAGTTTTTCTTGTGGATTCTCAGTTTATGGTGGAATCTTTTAAGGTATttgtttgaaatgtgttttaaaagttcATGTTGATAAAGAACAAGAAATCTGAGCAATTtagggagctgggtttgtttagctCTGAGGAAATAATGCTGAGGCGGGGGAGATCTGATTGCTGTCTTCAGCTGCCTCAGACACAGGTTGCAGCAAGGAAAATTCCAGTTggatgtaaagaaaaaaatcctgcactGCGAGAGTGGTCAGTGTGGAAGAGGGGCACAGAGGGATTGTGTCGTGTATGTTCATGGAGTTAATCAAAACTTGACTGGGCAAAAcccctgagcagcctgatctgacTCTGAAGctggctctgctttgagcagttGTACAAACCAGATAACCTCTACAAGTCCCCTCTAACCTAAATTCTTCCGTGATCCTATGAGAGCTTTCTCAGATCCGGAGAGAGAGCAGGCCACTTTCCCCATCTAGCAGTCAGACTTGAGATGGGCTTTGGGTTTTGTAATGGCCTTTCCAGTGGCAGATCCAGATCTGAGGCTCTGGAAATAAGATGGCTGATGGGAAACTCCGTGCCTCCCTTTTTCCAACAGAGATAAGGACTCCCCACTTGGCCTTGTGGCCATGTTTGATATATTCATTAGCTCGATTTGGTCTGTGGCTGAGTGTCCTGCGTGTTGGTCTTGTGTTTTACTGTACTTAACTACATCATTTTTCATACTCCTTAAGTTTATCTCTGGAATTCTGGCAGCACTCAGTGCAATGATATCTTTAGAGATTCCACAGATTAACATCATGACCAAAATGGATTTGCTGAGCAAGAAAGCCaagaaggaaatagaaaagTAAGTTCCAAAAAATTACTGCCTCTGTAGCGTAATATCTTGAGGCAAACTTCACTCAAAATTCAGTCTAATGTTTCCCACAATTAAAACATACTCTTTTGGAATGGGAGAAGATGCATTTGTTTTACATTGAACTCAGTCTTTAAATGTCTGAATGACATTTCAGAGTACTGTACTCCAAAACCTAAACTGAAGGTGATCCTATCAGCTTTTTGATACTGAACATACTGAATTACTTATGTGTTACTTTTACATTTGTgctaaaattagaaaattaaagtttttcCCTGTGGTCTCTCTCAAAGCTTTCTTGAGTGTACAAGTATATTAGCAAAAACGCTTCAGTTGTTTCTACTAGCAGGCGTAGTCTGAGATATTCAAATacttacaaaaatgtttttaaacattgtAAGTTCTCCTGATATGAAGTTAATTCATTCAGATCACGTAATGATGGGTGGCTGTGGTAGCTATCTGAAAGCACAGTGACTCATTTGCTCTGTGGCCAAGGATTCTTTTGATATTAACAATGACTTTGTTTCTCCCAGGTACTTAGATCCAGATATGTATTCTATGATTGAAGACTCTACAAAtatattgaaaagcaaaatgtttaaaaaactgACTAAATCTATATGTGGATTGGTAGGTACATTGTGTTTTAAATTCAATCCCTTAAATTCAGTCCTGTATTTATAAACCATACTGTATGGTTGCTGACTTCATTGCTGTTATAGGTACTGTGTGTACTATAATAAttctcccccccacaccctgaAACTATGTATTTACCTACCAGACCTACAAAGCCAGGATCTAAAAGATTCTCAGGCACTTgagtattttactttttgccTATTTTAACtcaatttgtgatttttttcagattggaGTAAGATTCTGGATACTAACTTTGGGGTTATAGCCAGTACATTTTCAGTGAATCCTGTTCCATTAGCAGTTTTGGAGAATGGCTTTTTCTACTGTGTAAAACTTAGGACTGATAGCCAGGTGTTCTGAGCGAGGAATTGCCCTTGGTTTGCAGTGTGGCTTTAAATGGTATGTTAGCAGTCCAAAAAAGGAAGACATAAGTGTGGTTTAAGGAAGTGGCTTAGAGCGCTGTGATTAAGAACTAATTTACTGCATTTTCTTACTAACATCCTTTGAATCCTTCCTCTAGATTGATGACTATGGTATGGTTCGATTTCTGCCTTTTGATCGCTCTGATGAGGAAAGTATAAACATAGTTCTGCAGCACATAGACTTCACCATTCAGTATGGAGAAGATCTTGAATTTAAAGAACCAAAGGTAGGGTACTTCTGATGataagatgaaaaattaaaaaggatcCATAATATAAGTTGTAATATAAATATGTTATTTGCCTTGCTAATAAGTGATTGTCTTGGTATGGTTCCAAATAAGCCATGTTTAGTCTTTTAGTGACAGTGCTTGTATCGTCTTCATTTACAATTACAAAAGTGAATTCCTTTAATACTATCTTGCATATGCAGACTGTTCAAATGATTGTGTTTAAAAGTAATGCTTtggttttcaaaaataatggaattttaAACTTCAAAGGTCAGAAGGGACCATTAAGATCACTAAGATTTCTTCCTACATGATTGTTCAAGCACTCCCGATAATTCCTGCATTGAACCCATGTGTTGTGTATGAGAGATTAGGAATAAATTCTATCATAAAATACATGATAGAAGACTGCTGCGTTAAAATCTGTTCCAAGCCCGGTCTAGTGTTATTATTCAGCTTGTAAATCCTAAGGAACAAGTCCAGTgcttttattccattttctaGTTAATTTTTGTACCCTCTGAATATGCAGAATACCTGGATCTAGATTTTGACCTGTACAGTTTCAATAGCTCCAGAAACAAATTGCCTTTCAGAAAGTTTTGCTACATATTTTATGGAACCATATTAGAGATTGTTCCTGTtgtgttttctaaaataaagcaTCACGGAATAGACAATATACAACAGCCACTGGGGAAAAGTCAGGTTTtaccttttttgtctttttggcAGGAATGCGAAGAAGATAAATCTGCTCTTCTGGATGAATACTTTCAAGATCATGTGAATGAGTAAAAGCCAGATTATCAAAAATGGGAGGAAAATGCcttgtttgtattaaaaaataaaaatgtaaaagaaaaaaaaagaaaaagtaatgaaaaaattaaaaaaaatccacataaaCATACTTGATGTTTTATCTGTAAGATAACTAAAATTTATAGTGAAAAGTGAGCTATATAACCTCAtaactattttaataaataattttattcgtgtgtgtgtgtgtgtgataaaATACATAGGCTAGCATTAGTACATATAGAAGTTCCCACATATAGATGTATCTTATTTAAGCATAGGAATGCTTGGAAAAAATCTGATAATTTGCAAAAGAGGCAAAGCCAAATACAAGTATgttgtaataaatatttatctccAGTACTGAGTAGTTAGTTTCACTATTAGATGAgagaaaaaattagtttaaagGGTGAAAATTGACTTCATTAACTGAACCTACGTTAGGCGAAGAGATGACTGGCACCTTCAAAGGGACATGTGATCAGTGGGTGGTCTCTCACCTTTCttgaaaaacagtgtttcaCATTCACTTTGGAGGACCCCAGATTTTAAGCCTTCTTAAGGCTGGTTTTTGTACAACTTGCACACAGCTTGTAAGTGGTTTATGCATCGATAACATCTTAAGCACAGCACAACACTTAAATAAAATCCGCTTAAATAGAATTCAGTGGTGGTCTTGTGCAATCACGTTAGAAACTGTTAATGAAGAATTCATCAACATAGTAAGtaagctcctttttttttttcccctgaataaAGAACAACTACTCCTACTATGGACATATATTCCCTGTATAGTACAATGTGTGGTGCTTTCAGAGATGCAAAACTAGCACCTTGTCTCCAAAAGTAActaaatacatgtaaaaatggTCCTAGGAATTTTTCAGGCAATTCAGCAGTTATGGAATTGGGTGTAGCTGTTAACAGACTGTTCatatcagaaaataattcaagcCCCATGAGAAAACGTACTGCTGAATTTACCTCTCACTGTTTATAGTTCTTTTATACATACAGACAGTTCCTGGGTTGTCTTGAGTGTTTCAAACTGTGTTTTATTACTTCTCTTAAAATGTCTTTGTCCTATTTATTAGCTACATTCAGCTGAATTTGGGGATGTGTTTTTCCAGTGCA includes the following:
- the GPN3 gene encoding GPN-loop GTPase 3, whose translation is MPRYAQLVMGPAGSGKSTYCSTMVQHCEALGRAVQVVNLDPAAELFSYPVMADIRELIEVDDVMEDESLRFGPNGGLVFCMEYFANNFNWLQESLGHVEDDYILFDCPGQIELYTHLPVMKQLVEQLQQWEFRVCGVFLVDSQFMVESFKFISGILAALSAMISLEIPQINIMTKMDLLSKKAKKEIEKYLDPDMYSMIEDSTNILKSKMFKKLTKSICGLIDDYGMVRFLPFDRSDEESINIVLQHIDFTIQYGEDLEFKEPKECEEDKSALLDEYFQDHVNE